From Cecembia calidifontis, one genomic window encodes:
- a CDS encoding FKBP-type peptidyl-prolyl cis-trans isomerase: protein MAVASKGNAVKVHYTGRLEDGTVFDSSANREPLQFVLGDGNMIKGFDAAVHGMQIGEEKSVTIPCAEAYGEKREDMMLDIPMEQVPPHIKPEVGMELSLQNQAGQPVPVKVTYVDEAKITLDANHPLAGKDLIFDITLVEIS, encoded by the coding sequence ATGGCAGTAGCAAGCAAAGGCAATGCGGTGAAAGTCCACTATACAGGAAGGCTTGAAGATGGGACTGTGTTTGACAGTTCGGCAAATAGAGAACCACTTCAGTTTGTGCTGGGTGATGGCAATATGATCAAAGGATTTGACGCAGCCGTACATGGAATGCAAATTGGGGAGGAAAAAAGTGTAACGATTCCCTGTGCGGAGGCTTATGGCGAAAAAAGGGAAGATATGATGTTGGATATACCTATGGAGCAAGTTCCTCCTCATATTAAACCAGAGGTGGGCATGGAGTTGTCTCTTCAAAACCAGGCTGGACAGCCCGTTCCTGTTAAAGTAACTTACGTAGATGAAGCTAAAATCACATTAGATGCCAATCATCCTTTGGCTGGGAAAGATTTGATTTTTGATATCACTTTGGTTGAAATCTCCTAA
- a CDS encoding UDP-2,3-diacylglucosamine diphosphatase → MNISLHEKKVFFASDFHLGAPDEISSKERERKIIKWLDSVEKEAEAIFLVGDIFDFWFEYDKVIPKGFIRFIAKIADLRDKNIPVFFFTGNHDLWMKDYFTQELGVPVYHNPIEITIEGKKFLIGHGDGLGPGDETYKVLKKIFTNPFCQLLFKWLHPDIGVRFAHKWSKNSRITNLKKNEGEFKGDDEWLWAYCKQLIKSKHFDYFVFGHRHLPLDLPVGNKSRYYNLGEWVNYCTYGVFDGQKFEVKKFEE, encoded by the coding sequence ATGAATATTTCCCTTCACGAAAAGAAAGTTTTTTTTGCATCAGATTTCCATTTGGGCGCTCCCGATGAAATAAGCAGTAAGGAAAGAGAAAGAAAAATAATCAAATGGCTGGACAGCGTAGAAAAGGAAGCAGAAGCCATCTTTTTGGTAGGTGATATTTTTGATTTTTGGTTTGAATATGACAAAGTAATACCAAAGGGCTTCATCCGTTTTATTGCCAAAATTGCTGATCTGAGAGATAAAAACATACCTGTTTTTTTCTTTACCGGAAACCATGACCTTTGGATGAAGGATTATTTTACTCAGGAACTCGGAGTCCCTGTTTACCATAACCCAATTGAAATAACCATAGAAGGAAAAAAATTCCTCATTGGTCATGGGGATGGATTAGGGCCAGGAGATGAAACCTACAAGGTTTTAAAAAAAATATTTACTAATCCATTTTGCCAATTGCTGTTCAAATGGCTCCATCCGGATATAGGCGTCAGGTTTGCGCATAAATGGTCCAAAAACAGCAGAATCACCAACCTGAAAAAAAATGAGGGAGAATTTAAAGGGGATGATGAATGGTTATGGGCCTACTGCAAGCAGCTAATTAAAAGCAAACATTTCGATTATTTTGTGTTTGGACATAGACACCTTCCCTTAGACCTTCCGGTGGGGAATAAGTCAAGGTATTATAATCTGGGTGAGTGGGTCAACTATTGCACTTATGGTGTATTTGATGGCCAAAAATTTGAGGTGAAAAAATTCGAAGAATGA
- the ftsH gene encoding ATP-dependent zinc metalloprotease FtsH, giving the protein MSENNKNNKNFIPKTPQKPNFQLWLIITAVIVLIGLTWFNQRNTVIDITLKKFEDMYLANDVAKVVVIYNQNLVEVSLKPEALQNKKYKDELEANSPFFTPNGPHYQVKIASVDKFIEDFQKLESTKPDSERIGYTAKTQESWTNWFSSFGFLILLFLFFWIMMRRMAGPSGPGGQIFNVGKSRAQLFDAENKVKITFDNVAGLDEAKEEIQEIVEFLKNPSKFTKLGGKIPKGALLVGPPGTGKTLLAKAVAGEAGVPFFTLSGSDFVEMFVGVGAARVRDLFKQAKEKAPCIIFIDEIDAIGRSRGKGQMPGSNDERENTLNSLLVEMDGFGTDSGVIVLAATNRPDVLDSALLRPGRFDRQISVDKPDILGREAIFKVHLKPIKTTDNVDAKKLAAQTPGFAGAEIANVCNEAALIAARRNKSAVDMQDFQDAIDRVIGGLEKKNKIISPEEKQIVAYHEAGHAVAGWFLEHADPLVKVSIVPRGVAALGYAQYLPKEQFLYQTEQLLDEMCMTLGGRAAEEIVFGKISTGALSDLERVTKMAYSMVSIYGMNDKIGNVSFYDSKGNDYRMTKPYSETTAETIDEEVRKLISTAYERTKDLLRSKRNELETLAKELLEKEILFQTDLERLIGKRPFAKETTYEAYTKKSEEKEKSELAKTQAENKTENKTEDTPKEEPQVEENKG; this is encoded by the coding sequence ATGAGCGAAAACAATAAGAATAATAAAAACTTCATTCCGAAAACACCTCAGAAGCCTAATTTTCAGCTTTGGCTGATCATTACAGCTGTAATTGTCCTGATCGGTCTCACTTGGTTTAACCAAAGGAACACCGTCATTGACATTACACTGAAGAAGTTTGAAGATATGTATCTGGCCAATGATGTGGCCAAAGTGGTAGTCATTTACAACCAAAACCTGGTAGAGGTCAGCCTAAAACCAGAGGCTTTACAGAATAAAAAATACAAAGACGAGCTGGAAGCCAACAGCCCGTTTTTTACACCAAACGGACCTCATTATCAGGTAAAGATAGCTTCAGTTGATAAATTCATTGAGGATTTTCAAAAACTCGAAAGTACAAAGCCGGACAGTGAAAGAATTGGGTATACAGCAAAAACCCAGGAATCCTGGACGAATTGGTTTTCCAGCTTTGGATTCCTGATCCTGTTGTTCCTGTTTTTCTGGATCATGATGAGAAGGATGGCAGGACCCAGTGGACCAGGTGGTCAGATATTTAATGTTGGAAAATCAAGGGCCCAGCTGTTTGATGCCGAAAACAAAGTAAAAATCACCTTTGACAATGTAGCCGGATTGGATGAAGCCAAAGAAGAAATTCAGGAAATCGTTGAGTTCTTGAAAAACCCTTCCAAATTCACTAAGCTTGGCGGAAAAATCCCAAAGGGGGCCCTCCTTGTCGGCCCTCCTGGAACCGGTAAGACCTTGCTTGCAAAAGCAGTGGCCGGTGAGGCTGGCGTACCTTTCTTTACCTTATCAGGCTCAGATTTCGTGGAAATGTTTGTAGGGGTAGGAGCTGCAAGGGTGAGGGACTTGTTTAAGCAAGCCAAAGAAAAAGCACCTTGTATTATATTCATTGACGAAATTGACGCGATCGGTAGATCAAGAGGTAAAGGCCAAATGCCAGGCTCTAATGACGAAAGGGAAAACACACTCAACTCCCTGTTAGTGGAAATGGACGGTTTTGGAACAGACTCTGGAGTCATTGTCCTTGCTGCTACCAACAGACCTGATGTTTTGGACTCCGCCTTGTTGAGGCCAGGACGTTTTGATAGACAGATATCTGTAGACAAACCGGATATCTTGGGTAGAGAGGCCATCTTCAAGGTTCACCTCAAGCCTATCAAAACCACTGATAATGTAGATGCCAAAAAGTTAGCTGCCCAAACACCTGGTTTTGCAGGAGCTGAAATAGCCAACGTATGTAATGAAGCAGCCCTAATCGCCGCCAGAAGGAATAAATCAGCGGTAGATATGCAGGATTTCCAAGACGCGATTGACAGGGTGATTGGAGGATTGGAGAAGAAGAACAAAATCATATCTCCAGAAGAAAAACAAATCGTGGCATACCATGAAGCTGGTCATGCTGTAGCGGGTTGGTTCTTGGAACACGCCGATCCATTGGTGAAAGTAAGTATTGTGCCAAGAGGGGTTGCTGCCCTGGGTTACGCCCAATACCTACCAAAAGAGCAATTTCTCTATCAAACCGAGCAATTATTGGATGAAATGTGTATGACCCTCGGAGGTAGGGCAGCGGAAGAAATTGTGTTTGGAAAAATATCCACTGGAGCCCTTAGTGATCTGGAACGGGTAACTAAGATGGCCTACTCCATGGTTTCCATCTACGGTATGAACGATAAAATAGGCAACGTGTCATTCTACGACAGTAAAGGAAACGATTACAGGATGACCAAGCCTTATTCTGAAACAACCGCAGAAACCATTGATGAAGAGGTCAGAAAATTGATTTCCACAGCTTATGAAAGGACAAAAGACCTGCTGAGAAGCAAAAGGAATGAATTAGAAACCCTTGCCAAAGAATTGCTTGAAAAGGAAATCCTTTTCCAAACAGATTTGGAAAGACTGATTGGAAAAAGGCCTTTCGCTAAGGAAACTACCTATGAGGCCTATACCAAAAAATCCGAAGAGAAAGAAAAATCTGAACTGGCCAAAACTCAAGCTGAAAACAAAACTGAAAATAAGACTGAGGATACTCCTAAAGAAGAACCTCAGGTAGAAGAAAATAAAGGTTAA
- the rsfS gene encoding ribosome silencing factor, producing the protein MTAEELSKVIVKGMEEKKASDIVVMDLRGVKNSFTDFFVICSGNSDTQIEAISDSVEAEVIKTNKERPFRSEGKNNKQWILMDYVDVVAHIFLKDKRSFYGLEELWGDAKITRIES; encoded by the coding sequence ATGACAGCAGAAGAGCTGAGTAAAGTAATTGTAAAAGGCATGGAAGAAAAAAAGGCTTCCGATATTGTGGTGATGGACTTAAGAGGGGTGAAAAATTCTTTTACCGATTTTTTTGTGATCTGCTCGGGAAACTCCGACACACAAATTGAAGCCATTTCGGATTCTGTTGAAGCTGAAGTGATCAAAACCAATAAAGAAAGGCCATTCCGCAGTGAGGGTAAGAACAACAAACAATGGATCCTGATGGATTATGTGGACGTGGTAGCCCATATCTTCTTAAAAGACAAAAGGTCATTTTATGGCCTGGAAGAACTTTGGGGGGATGCAAAAATCACCAGAATCGAGTCCTGA
- a CDS encoding biotin--[acetyl-CoA-carboxylase] ligase codes for MHKILANTVFLGKDIHFLTECHSTNDLALEKIRKRELAEGSIILTDSQTKGRGQRGNRWWSEPNKNLTFSLVLQPYFLDPSEQFELNIAVSLAAAETLSEYFPGIVVKWPNDILHLEKGKLGGILIENILSHKGIEYAVVGIGLNINQAMKEIPFATSLWDLTGKEWDRWEIFKLLIAKIEKNYVLLKKAEKKQLRQKYLECLYRVYENHKFDDGEVFEGEILGIDQFGKLIIKKNDGSINFYSFKEVKYL; via the coding sequence ATGCATAAAATCCTTGCCAATACGGTTTTTCTTGGAAAAGATATTCATTTCCTGACAGAGTGTCATTCTACCAATGACCTCGCACTCGAAAAAATACGGAAAAGGGAATTGGCAGAAGGCAGTATCATATTGACTGATTCACAAACTAAGGGCAGGGGACAGCGAGGTAACAGGTGGTGGTCAGAGCCTAACAAGAATCTGACTTTTTCTCTGGTCCTTCAACCGTATTTTCTGGATCCATCCGAGCAATTTGAACTTAATATTGCTGTCTCTCTCGCTGCGGCAGAGACTCTGTCGGAATATTTTCCGGGGATTGTAGTCAAGTGGCCCAATGATATTCTGCATCTTGAAAAGGGAAAATTAGGCGGTATTCTGATCGAAAACATACTCAGCCATAAGGGAATAGAGTATGCCGTAGTGGGAATTGGGTTGAATATCAACCAAGCTATGAAAGAAATCCCCTTCGCTACCTCTTTATGGGATCTTACGGGCAAAGAGTGGGACAGATGGGAGATTTTCAAATTACTGATTGCAAAAATCGAGAAAAATTACGTTTTGCTTAAAAAGGCAGAGAAAAAGCAACTGAGGCAGAAATATCTGGAATGTCTTTACCGGGTGTATGAAAATCACAAATTTGACGATGGGGAGGTTTTTGAAGGAGAAATCCTTGGGATAGACCAGTTTGGGAAACTGATTATAAAAAAAAATGACGGTTCAATTAACTTTTACAGCTTCAAAGAGGTTAAGTACCTGTAA
- the ahcY gene encoding adenosylhomocysteinase → MSEIKSDKFIQYKVKDISLAEWGRKEITLAEAEMPGLMALREEFGPSQPLKGARIAGCLHMTIQTAVLIETLVALGAEVTWSSCNIFSTQDHAAAAIAAAGISVYAWKGMTAEEFDWCIEQTLFFGEDRKPLNMILDDGGDLTNMVLDNYPELVAGIKGLSEETTTGVHRLYERMKNGTLPMPAINVNDSVTKSKFDNKYGCKESLVDAIRRATDVMMAGKVAVVAGYGDVGKGSAASLRGAGARVIVTEIDPICALQAAMDGFAVKKMVDAVKEADIVVTATGNKDIITEKHFRAMKDKAIVCNIGHFDNEIDMAWLNKNYGHTKDVIKPQVDLYTIEGKQIIVLAEGRLVNLGCATGHPSFVMSNSFTNQTLAQLELWTNSDKYEPGVYVLPKHLDEKVAALHLAKLGVELDTLTPEQAAYIGVTVEGPFKPEYYRY, encoded by the coding sequence ATGTCTGAAATTAAGTCTGACAAATTCATCCAATATAAGGTGAAAGATATTTCCCTGGCAGAATGGGGAAGAAAAGAGATTACGTTGGCAGAGGCGGAAATGCCAGGTTTGATGGCTCTAAGGGAAGAATTTGGTCCTTCACAGCCATTGAAGGGGGCGAGGATTGCCGGATGTCTTCATATGACCATCCAAACTGCTGTTTTGATAGAGACTTTAGTGGCCTTAGGTGCGGAAGTTACCTGGTCATCCTGTAATATTTTCTCTACCCAAGATCATGCTGCTGCAGCCATTGCTGCTGCTGGTATTTCAGTCTATGCCTGGAAAGGCATGACGGCCGAGGAGTTTGACTGGTGCATTGAGCAGACTTTGTTCTTTGGTGAAGATAGAAAGCCTTTGAACATGATCTTGGATGATGGAGGTGACCTCACCAATATGGTGTTGGACAATTATCCTGAGCTGGTTGCCGGCATCAAAGGTCTATCAGAAGAAACTACCACCGGTGTGCACAGGCTTTATGAAAGGATGAAAAATGGCACTTTGCCTATGCCTGCTATCAACGTAAATGATTCCGTGACCAAATCAAAATTTGACAATAAATACGGTTGTAAAGAATCTTTGGTGGATGCGATCAGAAGGGCAACAGATGTGATGATGGCGGGTAAAGTGGCTGTTGTAGCGGGATACGGTGATGTGGGCAAAGGTTCTGCGGCGTCTCTTAGAGGAGCTGGCGCCAGAGTGATTGTCACGGAGATTGATCCTATTTGTGCCCTTCAGGCAGCCATGGATGGTTTTGCAGTGAAGAAAATGGTTGATGCCGTGAAGGAAGCGGATATTGTGGTTACTGCTACCGGAAACAAGGACATCATCACAGAGAAGCATTTCAGGGCGATGAAAGATAAAGCAATTGTCTGCAATATCGGTCACTTTGACAATGAGATCGACATGGCATGGTTGAATAAAAACTATGGTCATACCAAAGACGTGATTAAGCCTCAGGTGGACCTGTATACCATCGAAGGTAAGCAGATCATTGTCTTAGCGGAAGGTAGGTTGGTGAATTTGGGTTGTGCTACAGGCCATCCTTCTTTCGTAATGTCCAACTCCTTCACCAATCAGACATTGGCACAGTTGGAGCTTTGGACCAATTCGGATAAGTATGAACCCGGGGTCTATGTGTTGCCAAAGCATTTGGATGAGAAAGTAGCTGCTTTGCATCTTGCCAAATTGGGTGTAGAGTTAGATACTTTGACTCCCGAACAGGCTGCTTACATTGGTGTGACAGTGGAAGGACCATTCAAGCCTGAATATTACAGGTATTGA
- a CDS encoding alpha/beta hydrolase, producing MDCEEKTDTLIDQTESPKGLTILLKTDEDDHRPVYLSGNFNDWATQDKRYMLHKIGEGKYSFTFPESFDYPEELIYKFTKGDWSEVEIDRYGNKTPNRHCQKKQGIQEEFVPRWRKNWLPYRPSQLPQVHLISEEFEIPQLNKKRKVWALLPHDYDTSEEHYPVLYLQDAQNLFNENSPFGNWQIDKKLAVMSDYGIGKIIIIAIEHAEKERLLEYNVGKTLLGEGQGKKYIRFVTDTLKPFVDKNFRTKPEREFTGIGGSSMGGLVSIFSGLMYPEVYGKLMIFSPSLWVIPKIKFSFLDFFEPMETKIYLYAGGDESETMVKHVKKFKKRLLKREGIRKKMKVNLSINMEGKHNETYWSDEFPKAIEWLFFSDREGTL from the coding sequence ATGGATTGCGAAGAAAAAACGGACACCTTAATTGATCAAACCGAATCACCCAAAGGTTTGACCATTCTTTTGAAAACTGATGAGGATGACCACAGGCCTGTTTATTTATCAGGAAATTTCAATGATTGGGCAACCCAGGATAAACGGTATATGCTCCACAAAATAGGAGAAGGGAAATACAGTTTTACCTTTCCTGAAAGTTTTGACTACCCTGAAGAGCTTATCTATAAATTCACCAAGGGCGATTGGTCAGAGGTAGAGATTGACCGCTATGGCAACAAAACACCCAACAGACATTGTCAAAAAAAACAGGGGATCCAGGAAGAATTTGTGCCCCGTTGGAGAAAAAACTGGCTTCCCTACAGACCCAGCCAATTACCTCAGGTACACTTAATCTCCGAAGAATTTGAAATACCGCAGCTCAACAAGAAAAGGAAAGTCTGGGCACTATTGCCTCATGATTATGACACTTCTGAGGAGCATTACCCTGTACTTTATCTTCAGGATGCCCAAAACCTTTTCAATGAAAATTCCCCTTTTGGCAACTGGCAGATTGACAAAAAACTTGCTGTAATGTCTGATTATGGGATCGGTAAAATAATCATTATTGCCATAGAGCATGCGGAGAAAGAAAGACTATTGGAGTACAATGTCGGCAAAACCTTGTTGGGAGAAGGACAGGGCAAAAAATACATCAGATTTGTTACCGATACTCTCAAACCTTTTGTGGACAAAAATTTCAGGACCAAACCTGAGCGGGAGTTCACAGGCATTGGCGGAAGCTCCATGGGCGGATTGGTCAGTATCTTTAGCGGTTTGATGTATCCGGAAGTCTATGGCAAACTCATGATCTTTTCACCGTCCTTATGGGTAATCCCCAAAATCAAATTTTCGTTCCTTGATTTTTTTGAACCCATGGAGACAAAAATTTACCTCTATGCGGGAGGTGATGAAAGCGAAACAATGGTCAAACATGTCAAAAAATTTAAAAAGAGACTATTGAAGAGAGAAGGCATCCGTAAAAAAATGAAAGTGAACCTCAGCATCAATATGGAAGGCAAGCACAATGAAACATACTGGAGCGATGAGTTCCCCAAAGCAATAGAATGGCTCTTTTTCAGCGATCGTGAAGGAACCCTATAA
- a CDS encoding 16S rRNA (uracil(1498)-N(3))-methyltransferase: MQLFYYQNTFENTFHLDQDESKHLIRVLRKSKGDKVHFTDGNGCLLTCTIIDDNPKKALLRVTERQYSPQSDYYIHLAICPTKNLERMEWMVEKATEIGVDEITFMVSEHSERPNLKMDRLEKKMIAACKQSLKTRFPKLNPIRQMSELVIDKTFDAYQRFIAYVDKENDRHLFDKAETDRAYIILIGPEGDFSQQELQLAFDHHFLPCSLGKSRLRSETAGVIAVHTLQLKNNLKII; encoded by the coding sequence ATGCAGCTGTTTTATTACCAGAACACTTTCGAAAATACCTTTCACTTGGATCAGGATGAATCCAAGCATCTGATCAGGGTTTTGAGGAAATCTAAAGGTGATAAAGTTCATTTTACCGATGGTAACGGTTGCTTGCTGACCTGTACTATTATTGACGACAATCCCAAAAAAGCCCTGCTTCGAGTCACCGAAAGACAGTATAGCCCACAAAGTGATTACTATATCCATTTGGCTATCTGTCCTACCAAAAACCTGGAAAGAATGGAATGGATGGTCGAAAAAGCTACTGAAATTGGAGTGGATGAAATCACTTTTATGGTTTCTGAACATTCAGAAAGACCAAACCTTAAAATGGACAGGCTGGAGAAAAAAATGATCGCTGCATGCAAACAAAGTCTCAAAACCAGGTTCCCCAAACTTAACCCAATCAGACAAATGTCAGAATTGGTGATAGACAAAACTTTTGATGCTTACCAAAGGTTTATTGCTTATGTGGACAAAGAAAATGACAGGCATTTGTTTGACAAAGCGGAAACGGACAGGGCCTACATTATTTTAATAGGTCCGGAGGGAGATTTCTCACAACAGGAACTTCAACTCGCTTTTGACCACCATTTCCTTCCCTGTTCTTTGGGGAAAAGCAGACTGAGAAGCGAAACTGCAGGCGTGATCGCAGTGCATACTTTACAACTCAAAAACAATTTAAAAATCATATGA